One part of the Streptomyces ferrugineus genome encodes these proteins:
- a CDS encoding cob(I)yrinic acid a,c-diamide adenosyltransferase: MVNLTRIYTRTGDQGTTALGDMSRVAKTDLRISAYADANEANAVLGTAIALGGLDEEVVKVLTRVQNDLFDVGADLSTPVVEKPEFPPLRVEQFYIDRLEADCDRFNEELEKLRSFILPGGTPGAALLHQACTVVRRAERSTWAALEVHGETMNPLTATYLNRLSDLLFILARTANKEVGDVLWVPGGER; encoded by the coding sequence ATGGTCAATCTGACGCGTATCTACACCAGGACCGGCGACCAGGGCACCACCGCCCTCGGCGACATGAGCCGGGTAGCCAAGACCGATCTGCGGATCTCGGCGTACGCCGACGCCAACGAGGCGAACGCGGTGCTCGGCACGGCGATCGCGCTCGGCGGGCTCGACGAGGAGGTCGTCAAGGTCCTCACCCGTGTGCAGAACGACCTGTTCGACGTGGGTGCGGACCTGTCGACGCCGGTCGTGGAGAAGCCGGAGTTCCCGCCGCTTCGGGTCGAGCAGTTCTACATCGACAGGCTGGAGGCGGACTGCGACCGCTTCAACGAGGAGTTGGAGAAGCTGCGCTCCTTCATCCTCCCCGGCGGCACACCGGGCGCGGCCCTGCTGCACCAGGCCTGCACGGTCGTACGACGGGCCGAGCGCTCCACGTGGGCGGCCCTGGAGGTCCACGGCGAGACCATGAACCCGCTGACCGCGACCTATCTGAACCGCCTGTCCGACCTCCTGTTCATCCTGGCCAGGACGGCGAACAAGGAGGTCGGTGACGTGCTGTGGGTGCCGGGCGGCGAACGCTAG
- a CDS encoding sensor histidine kinase, producing MAFPRPHRVDVYIGVGGLLGGLLLVGVGLGMRTAKDPITLFDGPWPILVPLTVMAGCELLRRTAPRTALLIGTPAFCADVVTQGTLPTWMMFTDLVYAAVLYGPLVSARRIQWITGLLTVAATLVPFAVLRVPEALLIGVVVGVVAYGPAATGWIVRNHRDAAEAARLRAEQTALLAEMDRTQAVTAERARMARELHDMVANHLSAIAIHSTAALSIDDPSTSREALSVIRENSVEGLAEMRRLIGILRDGGDDHEPSAVPTLDGLTALVEGARANGLDVRLATDHGTVPAPVELAAYRIVQESLTNALKHASPGRVAVELIQRDDSLTVAVTSPFGDRDGPRAPGSGAGLVGMRERVALLAGAFEAGPVDDPVATDGKIWVVRATLPLTGGDPA from the coding sequence ATGGCCTTCCCGCGCCCACACCGCGTCGACGTGTACATCGGCGTCGGCGGGCTGCTCGGCGGCCTGCTGCTGGTGGGCGTCGGCCTGGGCATGCGGACCGCCAAGGACCCGATCACCCTCTTCGACGGCCCCTGGCCGATCCTGGTGCCGCTCACCGTGATGGCCGGCTGCGAGTTGCTGCGCCGGACGGCACCGCGTACGGCCCTGCTGATCGGCACGCCCGCTTTCTGCGCGGACGTCGTGACCCAGGGCACCCTGCCGACATGGATGATGTTCACGGACCTCGTCTATGCGGCCGTGCTGTACGGTCCGCTGGTCTCGGCCCGCCGCATCCAGTGGATCACCGGGCTGCTCACAGTGGCCGCGACGCTGGTGCCGTTCGCGGTGTTGCGCGTGCCGGAGGCGCTGCTGATCGGCGTGGTCGTCGGCGTCGTGGCCTACGGGCCCGCGGCCACGGGCTGGATCGTCCGCAACCATCGCGATGCAGCCGAGGCCGCCCGGCTGCGTGCCGAACAGACCGCGCTGCTGGCCGAGATGGACCGCACCCAGGCGGTCACCGCCGAGCGCGCCCGCATGGCCCGCGAGCTGCACGACATGGTCGCCAACCACCTCTCCGCGATCGCCATCCACTCCACGGCCGCGCTCTCCATCGACGATCCGTCGACCTCCCGCGAAGCCCTCTCCGTCATCCGGGAGAACAGCGTCGAGGGGCTCGCCGAGATGCGCCGGCTGATCGGCATCCTGCGCGACGGCGGCGACGACCACGAACCCTCCGCCGTCCCCACCCTCGACGGCCTCACCGCCCTGGTCGAGGGCGCTCGCGCCAACGGCCTGGACGTCCGCCTCGCCACCGATCACGGCACCGTCCCGGCCCCCGTCGAACTCGCCGCCTACCGCATCGTCCAGGAGTCCCTGACCAACGCCCTCAAGCACGCCTCACCCGGCCGGGTCGCGGTCGAGCTGATCCAGCGGGACGACAGCCTCACCGTCGCCGTGACCAGCCCGTTCGGCGACCGCGACGGGCCGCGCGCACCCGGCTCCGGCGCGGGTCTCGTCGGGATGCGGGAGCGGGTCGCGCTGCTGGCCGGCGCGTTCGAGGCGGGCCCCGTCGACGACCCGGTCGCCACGGACGGCAAGATCTGGGTCGTACGCGCCACGCTTCCGCTGACCGGAGGAGACCCCGCATGA
- a CDS encoding response regulator gives MIRVLVAEDQSAVRAGLVLILRSAPDIEVVGEAADGEQAVELARELRPDLVLMDVQMPLLDGVSATRRVVGERLADVLVLTTFDLDEYVFGALRAGAAGFLLKNTDAKDLLAAVRTVAGGEGLIAPAVTRRLIAEFAAKPVREPTADPAVLDTLTRREREVLSCLGEGLSNADIAARLDMAEATVKTHVSRLLGKLELRSRVQAAVLAQELGV, from the coding sequence ATGATCCGTGTGCTCGTCGCCGAGGACCAGTCCGCCGTCCGCGCCGGTCTCGTCCTCATCCTGCGCAGCGCGCCGGACATCGAGGTGGTCGGCGAGGCGGCGGACGGCGAGCAGGCGGTGGAGCTGGCCCGTGAGCTCCGGCCGGACCTGGTTCTGATGGACGTTCAGATGCCGCTCCTGGACGGGGTGTCGGCCACCCGGCGGGTCGTCGGGGAGCGGCTCGCGGACGTGCTCGTGCTCACCACCTTCGACCTCGACGAGTACGTGTTCGGGGCGCTGCGGGCGGGCGCTGCGGGGTTCCTGCTGAAGAACACCGACGCCAAGGACCTGCTGGCGGCGGTCCGCACGGTGGCGGGCGGCGAGGGCCTCATCGCCCCGGCCGTCACCCGGCGCCTGATCGCCGAGTTCGCCGCGAAGCCGGTCCGGGAGCCGACCGCCGACCCCGCCGTCCTCGACACCCTCACCCGACGTGAACGTGAGGTGCTGTCCTGCCTCGGCGAGGGCCTGTCCAACGCGGACATCGCGGCCCGGCTCGACATGGCGGAGGCGACGGTGAAAACGCACGTCAGCCGTCTGCTCGGCAAGCTGGAGCTGCGCAGCCGGGTGCAAGCGGCCGTATTGGCACAGGAATTGGGCGTCTGA
- a CDS encoding glycoside hydrolase family 18 chitinase has protein sequence MRFRHRAAAGFATLLLPLAGLVGLASPAEAAGSATATYAKTQDWGSGFEGRWTVKNTGTTALTSWTVEWDFPSGTSVTSAWDADVTSSGTHWTARNKSWNGTLAPGASVSFGFNGTGSGSPANCKLNGGSCDGGSTEPGDSAPSAPGTPTASAITNTSVRLSWSAATDDKGVKNYDVLRDGAKVATVTTTSYTDTGLTAGTDYSYTVQARDTADQTGPVSGARAVRTTGGTTEPPTGDKVKLGYFTEWGVYGRNYHVKNLVTSGSASKITHINYAFGNVKNGQCTVDDTYAAYDKAYTADQSVSGTADTWDQPLRGNFNQLRQLKAKYPHIKVLYSFGGWTYSGGFGQAAQNAAAFAKSCKAVVEDPRWADVFDGIDIDWEYPNACGLTCDTSGPAAFGNLMRALRSEFGENYLVTAAITADGSDGGKIDAADYGGAARYVDWYNVMTYDYFGAWDRTGPTAPHSPLTSYAGIPNPAFNSAAAIAKLKAKGVQGGKLLLGIGFYGRGWTGVTQSAPGGTATGPATGTYEAGIEDYKVLKTSCPATGTVGGTAYAHCGSNWWSYDTPATIGTKMAWAKAQGLGGAFFWEFSGDTAGGELVSAINNGLS, from the coding sequence ATGCGCTTCAGACACAGAGCCGCGGCAGGGTTCGCGACCCTGCTGCTCCCGCTGGCCGGTCTGGTCGGGCTCGCGAGCCCCGCCGAGGCCGCCGGCTCCGCCACCGCCACCTACGCCAAGACCCAGGACTGGGGCTCCGGCTTCGAGGGCAGGTGGACGGTGAAGAACACCGGCACCACCGCTCTGACCTCCTGGACCGTCGAGTGGGACTTCCCCTCCGGTACCTCCGTCACCTCCGCCTGGGACGCCGACGTCACCTCCTCCGGCACCCACTGGACCGCCAGGAACAAGTCCTGGAACGGCACCCTCGCCCCCGGCGCCTCCGTCTCCTTCGGCTTCAACGGCACCGGCTCCGGCTCCCCCGCCAACTGCAAGCTGAACGGCGGCAGTTGCGACGGCGGCAGCACCGAGCCCGGTGACAGCGCCCCGAGCGCCCCCGGCACCCCGACCGCCTCCGCCATCACCAACACCTCGGTGAGGCTGTCCTGGAGCGCCGCCACCGACGACAAGGGCGTCAAGAACTACGACGTCCTGCGCGACGGCGCCAAGGTCGCGACGGTGACGACCACGTCGTACACGGACACCGGGCTCACCGCCGGCACCGACTACTCCTACACCGTCCAGGCCCGTGACACCGCCGACCAGACCGGCCCGGTCAGCGGCGCCCGCGCGGTGCGCACCACCGGCGGCACGACCGAGCCGCCCACGGGTGACAAGGTCAAGCTCGGCTACTTCACCGAGTGGGGCGTCTACGGCCGCAACTACCACGTCAAGAACCTGGTGACCTCCGGCTCCGCCTCGAAGATCACGCACATCAACTACGCCTTCGGCAACGTCAAGAACGGCCAGTGCACCGTCGACGACACCTACGCCGCCTACGACAAGGCCTACACCGCTGACCAGTCCGTCAGCGGCACCGCCGACACCTGGGACCAGCCGCTGCGCGGCAACTTCAACCAGCTCCGGCAGCTCAAGGCGAAGTACCCGCACATCAAGGTGCTGTACTCCTTCGGCGGCTGGACCTACTCCGGCGGCTTCGGCCAGGCCGCGCAGAACGCGGCCGCGTTCGCCAAGTCCTGCAAGGCCGTCGTCGAGGACCCGCGCTGGGCCGACGTCTTCGACGGCATCGACATCGACTGGGAGTACCCGAACGCCTGCGGCCTGACCTGTGACACCTCCGGTCCGGCGGCCTTCGGGAACCTGATGCGGGCGCTGCGCTCCGAGTTCGGCGAGAACTACCTGGTCACCGCCGCGATCACCGCGGACGGCTCGGACGGCGGCAAGATCGACGCGGCCGACTACGGCGGCGCCGCGCGCTACGTCGACTGGTACAACGTGATGACGTACGACTACTTCGGCGCCTGGGACCGGACCGGACCGACCGCCCCGCACTCGCCGCTCACCTCGTACGCCGGCATCCCGAACCCCGCCTTCAACTCGGCCGCCGCCATCGCCAAGCTCAAGGCCAAGGGCGTCCAGGGCGGCAAGCTGCTGCTCGGCATCGGCTTCTACGGCCGCGGCTGGACCGGCGTCACCCAGTCCGCCCCCGGCGGCACGGCCACGGGCCCGGCGACCGGCACCTACGAGGCGGGCATCGAGGACTACAAGGTCCTCAAGACGTCCTGCCCGGCCACCGGCACGGTCGGCGGCACCGCGTACGCGCACTGCGGCAGCAACTGGTGGTCGTACGACACTCCCGCCACCATCGGCACGAAGATGGCGTGGGCCAAGGCCCAGGGTCTCGGCGGCGCGTTCTTCTGGGAGTTCAGCGGTGACACCGCGGGCGGCGAACTGGTGAGCGCCATCAACAACGGGCTGTCGTAA
- a CDS encoding DUF2550 domain-containing protein — protein MVLALTVCGIVVALVVLGLFVFGLRRRLIQRSGGTFDCSLRWDVPEKTDTSGKGWSYGVARYNGDRVEWYRVFSYAYRPRRILERSAIEVAGRRVPDGEEELALLSDAVILTCLHRGTRLELAMSEDALTGFLAWLEAAPPGQRVNVA, from the coding sequence ATGGTCCTCGCTCTGACTGTGTGCGGAATCGTCGTCGCCCTGGTGGTGCTGGGGCTGTTCGTCTTCGGTCTGCGCCGCAGACTCATCCAGCGCTCCGGCGGCACCTTCGACTGTTCGCTGCGCTGGGACGTGCCGGAGAAGACCGACACCAGCGGCAAGGGCTGGAGCTACGGCGTCGCCCGCTACAACGGCGACCGCGTCGAGTGGTACCGCGTCTTCTCCTACGCCTACCGTCCGCGCCGCATCCTGGAGCGGTCCGCCATCGAGGTGGCCGGCCGCCGGGTCCCCGACGGCGAGGAGGAGCTGGCGCTGCTCTCCGACGCGGTGATCCTCACCTGTCTGCACCGGGGCACCCGCCTCGAACTCGCCATGAGCGAGGACGCGCTGACCGGTTTCCTCGCGTGGCTGGAGGCAGCCCCGCCCGGTCAGCGCGTCAATGTCGCCTAG
- a CDS encoding F0F1 ATP synthase subunit epsilon, whose product MAAELHVALVAADREVWSGQATLVVARTTSGDIGVMPGHQPLLGVLESGPVTIRTSDGGTVIAAVHGGFISFADDKLSLLAEIAELSDEIDVQRAERALERAKSDDDASAERRAEVRLRAATAR is encoded by the coding sequence TTGGCTGCTGAGCTGCACGTCGCGCTGGTCGCCGCCGACCGTGAGGTCTGGTCGGGCCAGGCCACCCTGGTCGTCGCGCGCACCACGTCCGGCGACATCGGCGTCATGCCCGGTCACCAGCCGCTGCTCGGTGTGCTGGAGTCGGGCCCGGTGACCATCCGTACGAGTGATGGCGGCACCGTCATCGCCGCGGTGCACGGCGGTTTCATCTCGTTCGCGGACGACAAGCTGTCGCTGCTGGCCGAGATCGCCGAGCTGTCGGACGAGATCGACGTCCAGCGCGCGGAGCGGGCACTGGAGCGCGCGAAGTCGGACGACGACGCGTCCGCCGAGCGCCGCGCGGAGGTCCGCCTGCGGGCGGCGACGGCGCGCTGA
- the atpD gene encoding F0F1 ATP synthase subunit beta, protein MTTTVETATATGRVARVIGPVVDVEFPVDAMPDIYNALHVEVADPAKAGEKKTLTLEVAQHLGDGLVRTISMQPTDGLVRQAPVTDTGTGITVPVGDFTKGKVFNTLGEVLNVDEQYEGERWSIHRKAPNFDELESKTEMFETGVKCIDLLTPYVKGGKIGLFGGAGVGKTVLIQEMIYRVANNHDGVSVFAGVGERTREGNDLIDEMSESGVIDKTALVFGQMDEPPGTRLRVALAGLTMAEYFRDVQKQDVLFFIDNIFRFTQAGSEVSTLLGRMPSAVGYQPNLADEMGLLQERITSTRGHSITSMQAIYVPADDLTDPAPATTFAHLDATTVLSRPISEKGIYPAIDPLDSTSRILDPRYIAADHYNTAMRVKGILQKYKDLQDIIAILGIDELSEEDKLVVQRARRVERFLSQNTHVAKQFTGVDGSDVPLDESITAFNAICDGEFDHFPEQAFFMCGGLEDLKKNAKELGVS, encoded by the coding sequence ATGACCACCACTGTTGAGACCGCGACGGCCACGGGCCGCGTCGCCCGGGTCATCGGCCCGGTCGTCGACGTGGAGTTCCCCGTCGACGCGATGCCGGACATCTACAACGCCCTGCACGTCGAGGTCGCCGACCCGGCGAAGGCGGGCGAGAAGAAGACGCTGACCCTGGAGGTCGCCCAGCACCTGGGTGACGGCCTGGTCCGCACCATCTCCATGCAGCCCACCGACGGTCTGGTCCGCCAGGCCCCGGTCACCGACACCGGCACGGGCATCACCGTCCCGGTCGGCGACTTCACCAAGGGCAAGGTGTTCAACACCCTCGGTGAGGTGCTGAACGTCGACGAGCAGTACGAGGGCGAGCGCTGGTCCATCCACCGCAAGGCCCCGAACTTCGACGAGCTCGAGTCGAAGACCGAGATGTTCGAGACCGGCGTCAAGTGCATCGACCTGCTCACCCCGTACGTCAAGGGTGGAAAGATCGGTCTGTTCGGCGGTGCCGGCGTCGGCAAGACGGTGCTCATCCAGGAGATGATCTACCGCGTCGCCAACAACCACGACGGTGTGTCGGTGTTCGCCGGTGTCGGTGAGCGCACCCGTGAGGGCAACGACCTCATCGACGAGATGAGCGAGTCCGGCGTCATCGACAAGACCGCGCTGGTCTTCGGTCAGATGGACGAGCCCCCGGGCACCCGTCTGCGCGTCGCGCTGGCCGGCCTGACCATGGCCGAGTACTTCCGTGACGTCCAGAAGCAGGACGTGCTGTTCTTCATCGACAACATCTTCCGCTTCACGCAGGCCGGTTCCGAGGTGTCGACCCTGCTCGGCCGTATGCCCTCCGCGGTGGGTTACCAGCCGAACCTGGCCGACGAGATGGGTCTCCTCCAGGAGCGCATCACCTCGACCCGTGGTCACTCGATCACCTCGATGCAGGCGATCTACGTCCCCGCGGACGACCTGACCGACCCGGCCCCGGCCACCACGTTCGCCCACCTCGACGCGACGACGGTGCTCTCCCGTCCGATCTCCGAGAAGGGCATCTACCCGGCGATCGACCCGCTGGACTCCACGTCCCGCATCCTGGACCCGCGCTACATCGCGGCGGACCACTACAACACCGCCATGCGCGTCAAGGGGATCCTGCAGAAGTACAAGGACCTCCAGGACATCATCGCGATCCTCGGCATCGACGAGCTCAGCGAGGAGGACAAGCTGGTCGTCCAGCGTGCCCGCCGCGTCGAGCGCTTCCTGTCCCAGAACACTCACGTCGCCAAGCAGTTCACCGGCGTGGACGGCTCCGACGTGCCGCTGGACGAGTCGATCACCGCGTTCAACGCGATCTGCGACGGTGAGTTCGACCACTTCCCGGAGCAGGCGTTCTTCATGTGCGGTGGTCTCGAGGACCTCAAGAAGAACGCGAAGGAGCTGGGCGTCTCCTGA
- a CDS encoding F0F1 ATP synthase subunit gamma yields MGAQLRVYKRRIRSVTATKKITKAMEMIAASRVVKAQRKVAASTPYATELTRAVTAVGTGSNTKHPLTTQAETVTRSAVLLLTSDRGLAGAFNSNAIKAAEQLTERLEREGKEVDVYIVGRRGVAHYNFRERKIAESWSGFTDEPSYADAKKVAAPLIEAIETATAEGGVDELHIVYTEFVSMMTQQALDAQLLPLSLEEVAEETATKGEILPLYDFEPSAEDVLDALLPRYVESRIYNALLQSAASKHAATRRAMKSATDNAGELIETLSRLANAARQAEITQEISEIVGGSAALADATAGSDR; encoded by the coding sequence ATGGGAGCCCAGCTCCGGGTCTACAAGCGTCGCATCCGATCCGTCACCGCGACCAAGAAGATCACGAAGGCGATGGAGATGATCGCCGCCTCGCGCGTCGTCAAGGCGCAGCGCAAGGTGGCGGCCTCCACGCCGTACGCGACCGAGCTCACCCGCGCGGTCACGGCGGTCGGCACCGGCTCGAACACCAAGCACCCGCTGACCACGCAGGCCGAGACGGTCACGCGGTCCGCGGTGCTGCTCCTGACGAGCGACCGCGGCCTCGCCGGCGCCTTCAACTCCAACGCGATCAAGGCTGCCGAGCAGCTCACCGAGCGGCTGGAGCGCGAGGGCAAGGAGGTCGACGTCTACATCGTCGGCCGCCGCGGTGTGGCGCACTACAACTTCCGTGAGCGCAAGATCGCGGAGTCGTGGAGCGGCTTCACCGACGAGCCGTCGTACGCGGACGCCAAGAAGGTCGCGGCCCCGCTGATCGAGGCCATCGAGACGGCGACGGCCGAGGGCGGCGTGGACGAGCTCCACATCGTCTACACCGAGTTCGTGTCGATGATGACGCAGCAGGCGCTGGACGCGCAGCTGCTGCCGCTCAGCCTCGAAGAGGTCGCGGAGGAGACCGCCACCAAGGGCGAGATCCTCCCGCTGTACGACTTCGAGCCCTCGGCGGAGGACGTCCTCGACGCCCTGCTGCCGCGCTATGTGGAGAGCCGTATCTACAACGCGCTCCTCCAGTCGGCCGCCTCCAAGCACGCCGCCACGCGGCGCGCGATGAAGTCGGCCACCGACAACGCCGGAGAGCTCATCGAGACGCTGTCCCGGCTTGCCAACGCGGCCCGCCAGGCCGAAATCACCCAGGAAATCAGCGAGATCGTCGGTGGCTCTGCAGCCCTGGCCGACGCGACCGCGGGGAGTGACCGATAA
- the atpA gene encoding F0F1 ATP synthase subunit alpha, producing the protein MAELTIRPEEIRDALENFVQSYKPDAASREEVGTVTLAGDGIAKVEGLPSAMANELLKFEDGTLGLALNLEEREIGAIVLGEFSGIEEGQPVQRTGEVLSVAVGEGYLGRVVDPLGNPIDGLGEIETSGRRALELQAPTVMQRKSVHEPMETGYKAVDAMTPIGRGQRQLIIGDRQTGKTALAVDTIINQRDNWRSGDPKKQVRCIYVAIGQKGSTIASVRRALEENGALEYTTIVAAPASDPAGFKYLAPYTGSAIGQQWMYEGKHVLIIFDDLSKQADAYRAVSLLLRRPPGREAYPGDVFYLHSRLLERCAKLSDDMGAGSMTGLPIVETKANDVSAFIPTNVISITDGQCFLESDLFNAGQRPALNVGISVSRVGGSAQHKAMKQVSGRLRVDLAQFRELEAFAAFGSDLDAASKAQLERGQRMVELLKQAQYEPMSTEDQVVSVWAGTTGKMDDVPVGDIRRFEKELLEYLHRKEQGLMTSIKEGGKMSDDTLTAVADAIAEFKKQFETADGKLLGEEAPAAPKATSASK; encoded by the coding sequence ATGGCGGAGCTCACGATCCGGCCGGAGGAGATCCGGGACGCGCTGGAGAACTTTGTCCAGTCGTACAAGCCGGACGCGGCCTCGCGCGAGGAGGTCGGTACGGTCACCCTTGCCGGCGACGGCATCGCGAAGGTCGAGGGTCTGCCCTCGGCCATGGCCAACGAACTGCTGAAGTTCGAGGACGGCACCCTCGGCCTCGCCCTCAACCTCGAGGAGCGCGAGATCGGTGCCATCGTCCTCGGTGAGTTCAGCGGCATCGAGGAGGGTCAGCCGGTGCAGCGCACCGGTGAGGTGCTCTCCGTGGCCGTCGGCGAGGGCTACCTCGGCCGCGTCGTCGACCCGCTCGGCAACCCGATCGACGGCCTCGGCGAGATCGAGACCAGCGGTCGTCGCGCCCTTGAGCTGCAGGCCCCCACGGTCATGCAGCGCAAGTCGGTGCACGAGCCGATGGAGACCGGCTACAAGGCCGTCGACGCGATGACCCCGATCGGCCGTGGCCAGCGTCAGCTGATCATCGGTGACCGTCAGACCGGCAAGACCGCGCTGGCCGTCGACACGATCATCAACCAGCGCGACAACTGGCGCTCGGGCGACCCGAAGAAGCAGGTCCGCTGCATTTACGTCGCCATCGGCCAGAAGGGCTCGACCATCGCGTCGGTCCGCCGCGCGCTGGAGGAGAACGGCGCGCTGGAGTACACGACCATCGTCGCCGCCCCGGCGTCCGACCCGGCCGGCTTCAAGTACCTGGCGCCGTACACCGGTTCGGCCATCGGCCAGCAGTGGATGTACGAGGGCAAGCACGTCCTCATCATCTTCGACGACCTCTCGAAGCAGGCCGACGCCTACCGCGCCGTGTCCCTGCTGCTGCGCCGCCCGCCGGGCCGTGAGGCCTACCCGGGTGACGTCTTCTACCTGCACTCCCGTCTCCTCGAGCGCTGCGCCAAGCTCTCCGACGACATGGGTGCCGGCTCGATGACCGGTCTGCCGATCGTCGAGACCAAGGCCAACGACGTCTCGGCGTTCATCCCGACCAACGTCATCTCCATCACCGACGGCCAGTGCTTCCTGGAGTCGGACCTGTTCAACGCCGGTCAGCGCCCCGCGCTGAACGTCGGTATCTCCGTCTCCCGAGTCGGTGGTTCCGCGCAGCACAAGGCGATGAAGCAGGTCTCGGGTCGTCTCCGCGTGGACCTCGCCCAGTTCCGTGAGCTGGAGGCGTTCGCCGCCTTCGGTTCCGACCTGGACGCCGCGTCGAAGGCGCAGCTGGAGCGCGGTCAGCGCATGGTCGAGCTGCTGAAGCAGGCCCAGTACGAGCCGATGTCCACCGAGGACCAGGTCGTCTCCGTGTGGGCCGGCACCACCGGCAAGATGGACGACGTGCCGGTCGGCGACATCCGCCGCTTCGAGAAGGAGCTGCTCGAGTACCTGCACCGCAAGGAGCAGGGCCTCATGACCTCCATCAAGGAGGGCGGCAAGATGTCGGACGACACCCTGACCGCCGTCGCCGACGCCATCGCGGAGTTCAAGAAGCAGTTCGAGACCGCGGACGGCAAGCTGCTCGGCGAAGAGGCTCCGGCCGCCCCGAAGGCGACCAGCGCCTCCAAGTGA
- a CDS encoding F0F1 ATP synthase subunit delta has protein sequence MNGASREALAAARERLDALTDNTSVDAGRLADELAAVTALLDREVSLRRVLTDPAQAGEAKADLAQRLLGGQVGGEAADLLAGMVRSRWSQSRDLVDALEELADTADLTAAQKAGQLDDVEDELFRFGRIVSSSTELRAALTDRAATTSAKSELLRSLLGGRAKATTERLVTRLVTAPRGRSLESGLESLSKLAAERRDRMVAVVTSAVPLSDGQRQRLGAALAKLYGRKMHLNLDVDPEVVGGIRVQVGDEVINGSLADRIEDAGRRMAS, from the coding sequence ATGAACGGAGCGAGCCGCGAGGCCCTGGCAGCCGCACGCGAGCGACTCGACGCGCTGACGGACAACACGTCCGTGGACGCCGGACGGCTCGCCGACGAGCTGGCCGCCGTCACCGCGCTGCTCGACCGCGAGGTGTCGCTGCGTCGGGTCCTGACCGACCCGGCGCAGGCCGGTGAGGCCAAGGCCGATCTGGCCCAGCGCCTGCTCGGCGGTCAGGTCGGCGGCGAGGCCGCTGACCTGCTGGCCGGCATGGTGCGCTCCCGCTGGTCGCAGTCCCGCGACCTGGTGGACGCACTGGAGGAGCTGGCGGACACCGCCGACCTCACCGCCGCGCAGAAGGCCGGCCAGCTCGACGACGTGGAGGACGAGCTGTTCCGGTTCGGCCGGATCGTCTCCTCCAGCACCGAGCTGCGCGCCGCGCTCACCGACCGCGCCGCCACCACCTCGGCCAAGAGCGAGCTGCTGCGCAGCCTGCTGGGCGGCCGGGCCAAGGCGACCACCGAGCGTCTGGTGACGCGTCTTGTGACCGCGCCGCGCGGACGTAGCCTGGAGTCGGGACTGGAGTCCCTGTCCAAGCTCGCCGCCGAGCGCCGGGACCGCATGGTGGCCGTGGTCACCTCCGCGGTGCCGCTGAGCGACGGGCAGAGGCAGCGCCTGGGCGCGGCCCTCGCCAAGCTCTACGGCCGCAAGATGCACCTCAACCTGGACGTGGACCCCGAGGTCGTCGGCGGTATCCGGGTGCAGGTCGGTGACGAGGTCATCAACGGCTCCCTCGCGGACCGCATCGAGGACGCCGGCCGCCGCATGGCGAGCTAG
- a CDS encoding F0F1 ATP synthase subunit B, with product MSNLLIAASEGENPLVPPIPELVIGLIAFAIVFGFLAKKLLPNINKVLEERREAIEGGIEKAEAAQTEAQSVLEQYKAQLAEARHEAARLRQEAQEQGAALIAEMRAEGQRQREEIVAAGHAQIEADRKAAASALRQDVGQLATELAGKLVGESLEDHARQSRVIDRFLDELEEKAEAGR from the coding sequence ATGAGCAACCTGCTCATCGCGGCGAGCGAGGGGGAGAACCCTCTCGTCCCGCCGATCCCCGAGCTCGTCATCGGCCTGATCGCCTTCGCCATCGTCTTCGGCTTCCTCGCCAAGAAGCTCCTCCCGAACATCAACAAGGTTCTGGAAGAGCGCCGCGAGGCCATCGAGGGCGGTATCGAGAAGGCCGAGGCCGCCCAGACCGAGGCCCAGAGCGTTCTGGAGCAGTACAAGGCCCAGCTCGCCGAGGCCCGACACGAGGCCGCGCGTCTGCGCCAGGAGGCGCAGGAGCAGGGCGCCGCGCTCATCGCCGAGATGCGTGCGGAAGGCCAGCGGCAGCGTGAGGAGATCGTCGCCGCCGGTCACGCCCAGATCGAGGCCGACCGCAAGGCCGCCGCGTCCGCGCTGCGCCAGGACGTCGGTCAGCTCGCCACCGAACTGGCCGGCAAGCTGGTCGGCGAGTCCCTCGAGGACCACGCCCGGCAGAGCCGCGTCATCGACCGCTTCCTCGACGAGCTCGAGGAGAAGGCCGAGGCCGGACGATGA